The genomic interval ACTGCCCACCACCATGGAGTTTGTGGACATCGCCGGCCTGGTGGAAGGTGCCTCCAAAGGTGAAGGCCTGGGTAACAAGTTCCTGGCCAACATCCGTGAAACCGACGCCATTGCCCACGTGGTACGTTGCTTCGAAAACGACAACATCATCCACGTGGCCGGCAAGGTAAACCCGGCCGAAGACATCGACGTCATCAACACCGAACTGGTGCTGGCGGACATGGAAGCAGTAGACCGCGCCCTGACCCGGGTACAGAAAAAGGCCAAGGGCGGCGACAAGGAAGCCAAGGCCGAGCAGGACGTGCTGCTGAAAATTCAGCCGCACCTGGAAGCCGGTAAGATGCTGCGCTCCTTCGGCCTGAGCGCCGAAGAAAAGGCCGCCATCGGCTACCAGAACTACCTGACCGGCAAGCCCACCATGTACATTGCCAACGTCAATGAAGACGGCTTTGAGAACAACCCTTATCTGGATAAGGTACGGGCCATCGCCGCCGACGAAGACGCCATAGTGGTGCCGGTGTGCGCCGCCGTTGAGTCTGACATCGCCGAGCTGGACGACGAAGACCGCCAAGCCTTTATGGAAGAGCTGGGCCTGGACGAGCCGGGCCTGAACCGGGTGATTCGCGCCGGCTACGAGCTTTTGAACCTGCACACCTACTTCACCGCCGGTGTCAAAGAAGTGCGGGCCTGGACCATCAAGGTCAACTCCACCGCCCCCCAGGCGGCCGGTAAGATCCACACCGACTTCGAAAAGGGCTTTATCCGCGCCGAAGTGGTGGGCTACGAGGACTTTGTCGCCAACAACGGCGAACAAGGAGCCAAAGAAGCCGGTAAATGGCGCCTGGAAGGCAAGGAATACATCGTCAAAGACGGCGACGTGATCCACTTCCGCTTCAACGTCTAACCCCG from Gallaecimonas xiamenensis 3-C-1 carries:
- the ychF gene encoding redox-regulated ATPase YchF; the protein is MGFKCGIVGLPNVGKSTLFNALTKAGIEAANFPFCTIEPNTGVVPVPDIRLNKLAEIVNPQRVLPTTMEFVDIAGLVEGASKGEGLGNKFLANIRETDAIAHVVRCFENDNIIHVAGKVNPAEDIDVINTELVLADMEAVDRALTRVQKKAKGGDKEAKAEQDVLLKIQPHLEAGKMLRSFGLSAEEKAAIGYQNYLTGKPTMYIANVNEDGFENNPYLDKVRAIAADEDAIVVPVCAAVESDIAELDDEDRQAFMEELGLDEPGLNRVIRAGYELLNLHTYFTAGVKEVRAWTIKVNSTAPQAAGKIHTDFEKGFIRAEVVGYEDFVANNGEQGAKEAGKWRLEGKEYIVKDGDVIHFRFNV